In Chitinophaga oryzae, the sequence GTATGAAATATCAACTGGTATTCCAGCCATGTCCAGAACCAGGTAGTAAGATAAGTGAGTAACCGGTGCTTGTTTTCGAAATACCGGTAGATGGTAGCCTCTGTGCTTCCGACCTCTACAGCCAGCTTTTTAAAAGTAAAGTCCTCAAAACCAATATCATGAATCAGCTTGATACCGTACTTAACGATATTACGGCCGAGCTCGGTACTGTCCGGATCTCTCAGGTAAAGGTTGGGATTCATCTTTATCTGCAACTGCAACTCCATACTAGAATAATTAGTTGGCTAAAATACGATAATAGTAGATCGATTCAATACAATCAGTTTACTATAAATAATAATAGCATTACTATCATTTTGAATGGTTTTTATATCTTTGCGGCAATTAACGATTATGCTTGAAAATTTGAAAATAGGAATTTTAGGAGGCGGCCAGCTGGGTGCCATGATCATGCGGCACGCGATCGATTTTGGTCTTAGTGTTTCGATTATGGACAATGACGCCCATGCACCTTGTTCACGTTATACTTCTTCTTTTTTTTGCGGCGATCCTGCTTCTTTTGAAGCTGTTTTGGAGTTTGGTAAGGACCTTGATGTTATTACGATAGAAAAGGAAGCTGTAAATATCAACGCTTTACGCCAGCTTGAAAAGCAGGGAGTAAGGATTTTTCCGACGCCTGACACCATTGAAATAATACAGGATAAATTTACGCAGAAACAGTTTCTGCTGTCACATAATATACCTGTGGCACCCGGCGAGGTCATCCAGGGCAAAAATGATCTGTACCAATATGAAAGTAAACTGCCACTCTGCCTTAAAAAACGCCGTGACGGCTACGATGGCTATGGCGTGATGGTTTTGAAGACCAGGGAAGACATTGCAGCAGCCTTTGATGCGCCCTGTGTAGTGGAGGAATTAGTTGACATTAAACACGAGATTTCTGTCATAGTAGCAAGAAATGAGCATGGCGCCGTAGCGTGCTATGACCCCGTGATGATGGTGTTTTCAGAAGAAAAGTTTATACTTGACTACCAGATAGCACCCGCTCAGTTAGACGAAGAGATATTAAAAGAAGCTACAAATCTCGCTAAGGGAATAGCAGATGCGATCCAGCTGGTTGGTATTCTCGCTGTGGAAATGTTTGTCACCAAAGATCATAAAATTTTGGTGAACGAACTGGCTCCAAGGCCGCACAACAGCGGTCACCATACGATAGAAGCCAGTACCACATCGCAATATGAACAATTGCTCCGGGCCGTACTTGGATTGCCGCTGGGCGCTACGGCGCTTCATCTCCCGTCCTTAATGATGAACGTCCTGGAGAACGCTTCCTTAAATACCGACAGACAGGGAAAGTTGCAGCGTCTTTTGGACATACCGGGCGCCCATCTTCACTGGTATGGCAAAGAGGGGAAAAGACCAGGCAGGAAAGTGGGGCATGTAACTATCACAGGTAACACCATCGAAAACGTCATTGCGAAAGCAGAATCCATCCGAAAAATTTTAAATTAAAGAATATGAAACAGGTAGAGGTAGGCATTATCATGGGCAGTAGCTCCGATGCACCTATTATGCGTCAGGCGATAGAGGTTCTGAAGAAGTTTGACATAGGTTACGAGTTTAATGTCGTATCGGCACACCGCAGCCCTCAAAAAATGTTTGAATACGCTGCTAGTGCAGAAGAACGTGGTTTGAAGATCATCATCGCAGGCGCAGGCGGCGCAGCACATCTTCCGGGTATGGTAGCTGCTATTACAACTTTACCGGTAATTGGTGTACCTATTAAGTCTACAAACTCTCTCGATGGCTGGGATTCGCTTTTATCTATAGTGCAGATGCCGGGAGACGTACCCGTAGCCACAGTAGGCGTTAATAGTGCCCGCAACGCCGGGCTGCTGGCTGTACAGATTTTAGGCACAAACAACAGCACCATCCGGCAAATGCTTGCAGCATTAAAAAAAGAAAATTATGACAAGGTTGACAAGCAAAACGAAACATTAGATCAAATCGGATAGAAAATTTACGCCATGAATTTTTAATGCCGTCACGTATCGAATCGCAGGTATTTGCATTGTTAACTCAAATACCTGCTGCCTGTTTAACTTTATACAGACAATTCCCAAACATTAAAAGATGTACAAGCACTCCAAGGAATCACAAAGTACCCTTACACCGGAAACGGCGCTTCAGTATCTGAAAGAAGGCAACTTACGATTTGTTAACAATCTGAGAGCTAACCGGGATTTGTTGAGCCAGGTAAATGCCACAAGAGACGGGCAATATCCATTTGCGACCGTACTAAGTTGCATGGATTCACGCACTTCTGTGGAACTCATCTTTGACCAGGGATTAGGAGATATATTCAGTATACGCATCGCTGGCAATGTCCTCAATCAGGACATCCTTGGCAGCATGGAATTCGGCACACAACTGGCCGGATCAAAAATAATCGTGATCCTGGGGCATACACAATGCGGCGCTATAAAAGGCGCCTGCGATGCCGTACATCTCGGTAACCTCACGCAATTATTAGACAAGATAAAGCCGGCTATTGACAGTGAAACAGCTACTCCTGCTGAAAACAGGACCGGGAAGAATACTGAATTTGTGACGAATGTAACTGAAAATAACGTGCGTCATGTAATGAAACAATTAAAAGCAGAAAGTCCCATTATAGCAGCACTGGCAGATAGCGGAGCAATAAAGATAATAGGTGGTATCTATCACCTCGAAACCGGGAAAGTGACTTTCTTTGAAGAGTAATACCGCCCCCGTGACAGGCAGCAAAGCTGCCTCAGTCTACCACCTTCTGTAAACCAACACATGTCGCAAAATGACATTTTGCGACATGTGTATTATATGAATTAAGCATTTACCTACCGCTGCGTAAAACTAACTTCCCGATTAAAACACAGATTCCGGTCAAAATGAGGGGGCACTACACATCAAATCATTTCATATGTATGAACAGTTGGTTAAATACATCACTGACAGGGTTCCGTTAGGTGAAGCCGAATTACAGCAGGTGCTTTCCTGTTTTAATCTCTTACAGGTAAAAAAGAATGAACTGGTAGGCAGGACGGGAGAACCGTCCAGGCGAATGTTTTTCGTCAACAAGGGATGTTTGCGCGTGTATTACATCAAACCCGACGGAAGAGAAGCCACACGCAGGTTTGCTTTCGAAAATTCCTTTTCCTCTTCGCTGACCTCTTTTATTGAAGGCACACTTCTCAAGGAAGATACGCAGGCGGTAGAGCCATCGGAATTACTGTACATCCACCGTGAAGATTTTTATGCCCTGGTGGATACGGTCCCCCGTTGGGGAATATTTTACCGTGGTTTCCTGGAACATGCTTATTTAACCAACACAAAGAGACTGGAAGATTTTATCACCCTGAACCCACGCGAGCGTTATCAGCTGCTGCTGAAAGAAAACCCGCAAATGGTGCTGCGCTTACCGAATAAGCTGGTGGCCAACTACCTCAATATTACCCAGGAGGCGCTCAGCCGGATAAAATCCGGGGCGTGATTATTTGATCACGATCAATGATATCAATATCGGATAGCCGGATTTTTGCATTTCAATCCAATCAGCTATGCGTATTATAACATTAGAAGAACACATTGTCTTGCCGGAGTTTGCCCATGAGATACAGCAATGGCCTTTGCCCGAGCAGGCATTGGATAAACTTGCCGACATCAGCGGCAACCGGTTAAAATCAATGGATGATAACGGTATCGATGTACAGGTATTGTCTGTAGTGGGAAGAGGCGCTGAAAGCCTGCCACCGGGGAAAGACCTCAAGTTCGCCGTCAGGTACAACGATCTCCTTGCCACAAAGACGGCCGCGCATCCTGCACGGTTTAAAGCGTTCGCACATTTGCCGATGTCCTCCCCTGAACTGGCAGCAAACGAGCTGGAGAGAGTGAAAGCAGAACATCGATTCTGCGGGGCGCTGATCAACGGGCTTACCAACGGTAAATTCCCGGACTATCCTGAATTCAGGCCATTGCTGCAGAAAGCCGAACAACTACAAATGCCGCTTTACCTGCATCCCGGCCTGCCGCCGGAAAGCGTGGCCGGCGCTTATTACAGCGACCTGCCGGGCGCCATGGGGACAATGCTGGCCTGCGGCGGCTGGGGCTGGCATTCGGAAACAGCCTTGCAGGTGTTACGTTTAATTATCACCGGAACACTGGACCGTTACCCCCGGTTGAAGATCATCATTGGGCATATGGGAGAAATGATCCCCATGATGATGTCCCGGCTGGACGAAAAATTCCCTGTCGGCAGCACCGGCTTTCATCAACGCCCCGTCAGCCAGACACTGCGGGACCAGGTACATATCACTACCAGCGGAATTTTTACGTTACCTCCGCTCATGGCTGCGCTGGGCACTTTTGGTATCGATAATGTGATGTTCTCTGTTGATTATCCTTTCAGTACAAACGAAGCCGGGAAACAACTACTGAACAGCATTCCGCTCCCGGCGGAAGAAGTAGCGAAGATAGCAGGGGGAAATGCGGAAAGGTTACTGGGTTTGTAAAACGCAACAGCTACAAGGCGGCGTTCCGAAGAAAGATGCGGCAGCACCGCTTCCGGGCCTTTCTTCAGAACGCTGCTTTCACACCGCTATCGCAATGCTTCCCTCCCCGTTCTCCAGCGCCGCTTCCGGCCCTATTACGGCCTGCCCTTCCGCTCTGAAAACGCCCGCCACATTCATCCCGATTAACGTGAGAAAGGAACGGACATAAGGTTCCGCGAAATCGTAAGTCTTCAATTCACCTTCGGAATAAATGCCGCCGGACGTAGTAGCGATATATGCCTGTTTGTCTTTCAACAACCCCTCCGGCAACAGCCCTTTTCCTGTATACTTAAAGGTTATGCCCGCCCTGGTAATATGATCAAAATAGGCCTTCAGGGTAGAAGTAATCGCAAAGTTATACATCGGCGTTTCCACCACAAGGATATCTGCATCCTGTAGTTCTCTGATCGCCTCATCCGAATAGCGGATATTATCCAACTGTTCAGCTGTCC encodes:
- a CDS encoding 5-(carboxyamino)imidazole ribonucleotide synthase, yielding MLENLKIGILGGGQLGAMIMRHAIDFGLSVSIMDNDAHAPCSRYTSSFFCGDPASFEAVLEFGKDLDVITIEKEAVNINALRQLEKQGVRIFPTPDTIEIIQDKFTQKQFLLSHNIPVAPGEVIQGKNDLYQYESKLPLCLKKRRDGYDGYGVMVLKTREDIAAAFDAPCVVEELVDIKHEISVIVARNEHGAVACYDPVMMVFSEEKFILDYQIAPAQLDEEILKEATNLAKGIADAIQLVGILAVEMFVTKDHKILVNELAPRPHNSGHHTIEASTTSQYEQLLRAVLGLPLGATALHLPSLMMNVLENASLNTDRQGKLQRLLDIPGAHLHWYGKEGKRPGRKVGHVTITGNTIENVIAKAESIRKILN
- the purE gene encoding 5-(carboxyamino)imidazole ribonucleotide mutase, which produces MKQVEVGIIMGSSSDAPIMRQAIEVLKKFDIGYEFNVVSAHRSPQKMFEYAASAEERGLKIIIAGAGGAAHLPGMVAAITTLPVIGVPIKSTNSLDGWDSLLSIVQMPGDVPVATVGVNSARNAGLLAVQILGTNNSTIRQMLAALKKENYDKVDKQNETLDQIG
- a CDS encoding carbonic anhydrase family protein, which produces MYKHSKESQSTLTPETALQYLKEGNLRFVNNLRANRDLLSQVNATRDGQYPFATVLSCMDSRTSVELIFDQGLGDIFSIRIAGNVLNQDILGSMEFGTQLAGSKIIVILGHTQCGAIKGACDAVHLGNLTQLLDKIKPAIDSETATPAENRTGKNTEFVTNVTENNVRHVMKQLKAESPIIAALADSGAIKIIGGIYHLETGKVTFFEE
- a CDS encoding Crp/Fnr family transcriptional regulator: MYEQLVKYITDRVPLGEAELQQVLSCFNLLQVKKNELVGRTGEPSRRMFFVNKGCLRVYYIKPDGREATRRFAFENSFSSSLTSFIEGTLLKEDTQAVEPSELLYIHREDFYALVDTVPRWGIFYRGFLEHAYLTNTKRLEDFITLNPRERYQLLLKENPQMVLRLPNKLVANYLNITQEALSRIKSGA
- a CDS encoding amidohydrolase family protein, which encodes MRIITLEEHIVLPEFAHEIQQWPLPEQALDKLADISGNRLKSMDDNGIDVQVLSVVGRGAESLPPGKDLKFAVRYNDLLATKTAAHPARFKAFAHLPMSSPELAANELERVKAEHRFCGALINGLTNGKFPDYPEFRPLLQKAEQLQMPLYLHPGLPPESVAGAYYSDLPGAMGTMLACGGWGWHSETALQVLRLIITGTLDRYPRLKIIIGHMGEMIPMMMSRLDEKFPVGSTGFHQRPVSQTLRDQVHITTSGIFTLPPLMAALGTFGIDNVMFSVDYPFSTNEAGKQLLNSIPLPAEEVAKIAGGNAERLLGL
- a CDS encoding FMN-dependent NADH-azoreductase, yielding MKKILHVISSPRTDASVSRKLGTAIVEKIREKHGDCLVTVRDLAKDPPPHLDESHIQSFFTPAEDRTAEQLDNIRYSDEAIRELQDADILVVETPMYNFAITSTLKAYFDHITRAGITFKYTGKGLLPEGLLKDKQAYIATTSGGIYSEGELKTYDFAEPYVRSFLTLIGMNVAGVFRAEGQAVIGPEAALENGEGSIAIAV